The Antedon mediterranea chromosome 11, ecAntMedi1.1, whole genome shotgun sequence genome window below encodes:
- the LOC140063125 gene encoding glycosylated lysosomal membrane protein A-like isoform X2, whose amino-acid sequence MFLSRCLFSFAGVFLVFAFGISEIKCRKLSITYNEDCDIPECEGKNESSNTFNLAHVVAVGDNDTVHYLWSSVGGPTILLAVTDHKSQLMVNWKKLLVEEDVSKSIEFTSVPTYSMAMLVTKLIEFNDTKDTADVSNPNSNVTMITPLDSINWLNFNDTIDSKTCSGTFQSIRKYKKTNSTLSVKVRAYNETGRATALPHMQYTENTTQFDFSIKNFPSHFLNSRYAVEVLMVSDKAAELHVKKSIDDEYTPAIFSIMNFVAPASSKSLLGSYSQWKPVVYSDAKHSLSDALQCHESNVIQYSDKIPNRSIIRAFFDISHVKLSAVNISFGTTKDKFYKNTNYTSCTCTMANISRILKLNTW is encoded by the exons atgttCCTATCGAGGTGCTTATTCAGTTTTGCTGGTGTTTTTCTTGTATTTGCGTTTGGGATCTCAGAAATAAAATGTAGAAAG ttATCTATCACTTATAATGAAGACTGTGACATACCAGAATGTGAAGGGAAAAATGAAAGCAGTAACACCTTCAACCTTGCTCATGTTGTTGCTGTTGGGGACAATGACACAGTCCACTACCTTTGGTCATCTGTAGGTGGTCCAACAATTCTTTTAGCGGTCACTGATCATAAATCTCAGTTGATGGTTAATTGGAAGAAGTTGCTAGTTGAAGAAGATGTTTCTAAGTCCATTGAATTCACATCTGTACCAACTTATTCAATGGCAATGCTTGTTACAAAG CTTATAGAATTTAATGATACAAAGGATACAGCAGATGTATCAAATCCAAATAGCAATGTGACAATGATAACCCCATTAGACAGCATCAATTGGCTAAATTTCAATGATACAATAGATTCCAAAACATGTAGTGGAACATTCCAGAGTATTAGAAAGTATAAGAAAACAAACTCAACTCTATCTGTTAAG GTGAGAGCATACAACGAAACTGGTCGTGCTACTGCTTTACCTCATATGCAATATACAGAAAATACAACACAGTTtgatttttctataaaaaactTTCCATCACATTTCCTAAACTCGCGTTATGCTGTTGAAGTATTAATGGTCAGTGATAAAGCAGCAGAACTTCATGTAAAAAAGTCTATAGATGATGAATATACGCCTGCAATATTTTCT ataatGAATTTTGTAGCGCCAGCATCTTCCAAATCTCTTTTAGGTAGTTATTCTCAATGGAAACCTGTAGTGTATTCAGATGCTAAACACTCTTTGAGCGATGCATTGCAG tgcCATGAAAGTAACGTAATACAATACAGTGATAAAATTCCAAATCGAAGCATCATTCGTGCCTTTTTTGACATTTCACATGTCAAGCTTTCAGCAGTTAATATCAGCTTTGGAACAACAAAGgacaaattttataaaaatactaATTATACCAGTTG tACATGCACAATGGCAAACATCTCAAGAATTTTGAAGTTGAACACATGGTAG
- the LOC140063124 gene encoding uncharacterized protein, translated as MIHHWKMHFVYLLVIVPYIGSIYGFGQNIDQTASFPIENTSASNHGMSGSGVLISSSTLNPQSQTTEKTISGIQIQSSTAENRIDSTSLTVTPQTISPTQYSTNKTESTNTINSISTALSNPMQNYSNNPSESKNSNSDLLSENTEAPPTPGQIERGAPHFTTRNPDLPTKQHSVPYKPNTFFPPKNKTAPVSRPKSTSTLPTKPPKTKPPKHSMITKKYTNIPRTTIPLIHTSRKHCSIYTGTLLELIFENNSQSLCRNQIEEILSGIREYANEVNDIGPYSVLVLNDCNICQAHNETQVTLKFCIQTEESCNLDATKRIWNEMDDPKEIKDLESYIPVKIVSLTLTVTEQESMNVLSLSLGLLSVAFLILISAIFIFRGKSKKKQLKDRFYFDGSTIQDCLDSETNGNVSFSLNKVKDRELKHMSLLVPAINLGLDIEEDQKPENEFPSHLLSVSALKMYYTYKEAIDEEFKSLPNFRLKNLPVGMGNKNRIPHILPALDTRVVLSSIKDSNGYINANKIKGYQSSTFAYIATQAPLSNTCVDFWHMVWEQQSRVIIMLCTSDEVGKNVPQYWPKINGMEGALLFGEILVSLETVTITEHHTVSHLVVKDIQRNLCRPVSHYWFRWPVAGVPRSPSDITGLLLHIRESVTENQGPMVVHCSDGIGRTGTLLAIDIGMHELEDTTHVDVPHTTCMVRKDRGAAVDNALQYNYIYQALYDYSQRLSRANQQVGW; from the exons ATGATACACCATTGGAAAATGCATTTTGTATACCTGCTTGTGATTGTTCCATATATTGGCAGTATTTATG GTTTTGGTCAAAATATAGATCAAACAGCTTCTTTTCCGATTGAAAATACATCAGCATCTAATCATGGAATGAGTGGTTCTGGTGTGCTGATCAGCTCTTCAACTCTTAATCCACAATCTCAAACAACTGAAAAAACCATTAGTGGAATACAGATACAGAGTTCAACTGCTGAGAATAGGATTGATTCAACAAGCTTGACTGTAACACCACAGACTATTAGTCCAACACAATATTCAACTAACAAAACTGAAAGCACCAATACTATAAATAGTATCTCTACAGCTTTGTCTAATCCCATGCAAAATTATTCGAATAACCCATCAGAGAGCAAAAACAGTAATAGCGATTTACTCAGTGAAAACACTGAGGCACCACCTACACCTGGGCAAATTGAGCGAGGCGCTCCTCATTTTACTACAAGAAATCCTGATCTACCCACTAAACAACACAGTGTTCCATATAAGCCTAACACATTTTTTCCACCCAAAAATAAAACAGCTCCGGTCTCTAGACCAAAATCCACTTCAACACTACCAACAAAACCGCCAAAAACAAAACCACCTAAGCATAGTATGATTACCAAAAAGTACACAAACATTCCAAGAACAACAATTCCGTTAATTCATACATCAAGGAAACATTGCTCAATATACACAGGAACGCTGttagaattaatttttgaaaacaATAGCCAATCACTGTGCAGAAATCAAATTGAAGAAATACTAAGTGGAATTAGAGAATATGCAAATGAAGTAAATGATATAGGACCTTATTCTGTGTTAGTTCTCAATGACTGTAATATTTGTCAAGCACATAATGAGACACAGGTTACTTTAAAATTCTGCATTCAAACAGAAGAAAGTTGTAACTTAGATGCCACTAAAAGGATTTGGAATGAGATGGATGATCCAAAGGAAATAAAGGACTTAGAATCTTATATTCCTGTTAAG attGTATCGTTGACCTTAACTGTTACCGAACAGGAATCCATGAATGTTTTATCATTGAGTTTAGGGTTACTAAGTGTTGCATTTCTCATTTTGATATCTGCAATATTT ATTTTTCGTGGAAAATCTAAGAAAAAGCAACTAAAAGATCGTTTTTACTTTGATGGGAGCACAATTCAAGATTGTCTTGATTCAGAAACCAATGGGAATGTGTCCTTTAGTCTGAACAAGGTTAAAGATCGAGAGTTGAAGCATATGTCACTCTTAGTCCCAGCTATCAACCTAGGTTTGGATATAGAAGAGGATCAAAAACcagaaaat GAATTCCCATCGCACTTGTTATCTGTAAGTGCTTTGAAAATGTACTATACCTATAAAGAAGCTATTGATGAGGAATTCAAG tctCTACCTAATTTTAGACTGAAAAATCTACCTGTAGGGATGGGAAACAAGAATCGAATACCACACATTCTTCCAGCATTAGACACAAGGGTTGTATTGTCCTCAATTAAAGATAGCAATGGATATATAAATGCTAATAAAATAAAG ggATACCAATCATCTACGTTTGCATACATTGCTACGCAAGCTCCACTCAGTAACACGTGTGTTGACTTCTGGCACATGGTTTGGGAACAACAATCACGCGTGATTATTATGCTGTGCACAAGTGATGAAGTTGGCAAG AATGTACCACAGTATTGGCCAAAGATAAATGGAATGGAAGGGGCTCTTCTGTTTGGAGAGATACTGGTTAGTCTTGAGACAGTGACGATCACAGAGCACCACACAGTATCACATCTTGTTGTTAAAGATATTCAG AGAAATTTATGTCGACCAGTTAGCCACTATTGGTTTAGGTGGCCTGTTGCTGGGGTGCCTCGAAGTCCTTCAGATATTACAGGTTTGCTTTTACATATACGAGAAAGTGTGACAGAAAACCAAGGACCAATGGTAGTTCACTGCAG TGATGGCATAGGACGGACAGGAACACTGCTAGCGATTGATATTGGTATGCACGAACTTGAGGACACGACACATGTAGATGTACCACATACAACTTGCATGGTGAGGAAAGATAGAGGGGCTGCTGTTGACAATGCTTTACAGTATAACTACATCTATCAg GCTTTGTATGATTACTCTCAGCGACTTTCACGAGCCAATCAGCAAGTTGGATGGTAA
- the LOC140063125 gene encoding glycosylated lysosomal membrane protein A-like isoform X1, whose protein sequence is MFLSRCLFSFAGVFLVFAFGISEIKCRKLSITYNEDCDIPECEGKNESSNTFNLAHVVAVGDNDTVHYLWSSVGGPTILLAVTDHKSQLMVNWKKLLVEEDVSKSIEFTSVPTYSMAMLVTKLIEFNDTKDTADVSNPNSNVTMITPLDSINWLNFNDTIDSKTCSGTFQSIRKYKKTNSTLSVKVRAYNETGRATALPHMQYTENTTQFDFSIKNFPSHFLNSRYAVEVLMVSDKAAELHVKKSIDDEYTPAIFSIMNFVAPASSKSLLGSYSQWKPVVYSDAKHSLSDALQCHESNVIQYSDKIPNRSIIRAFFDISHVKLSAVNISFGTTKDKFYKNTNYTSWSVNIGYGEPPVESLSQLVIIVISAGLGIPVVICIVGGMFTCIRKWKISKAMNSSRYPAVTTPTSVN, encoded by the exons atgttCCTATCGAGGTGCTTATTCAGTTTTGCTGGTGTTTTTCTTGTATTTGCGTTTGGGATCTCAGAAATAAAATGTAGAAAG ttATCTATCACTTATAATGAAGACTGTGACATACCAGAATGTGAAGGGAAAAATGAAAGCAGTAACACCTTCAACCTTGCTCATGTTGTTGCTGTTGGGGACAATGACACAGTCCACTACCTTTGGTCATCTGTAGGTGGTCCAACAATTCTTTTAGCGGTCACTGATCATAAATCTCAGTTGATGGTTAATTGGAAGAAGTTGCTAGTTGAAGAAGATGTTTCTAAGTCCATTGAATTCACATCTGTACCAACTTATTCAATGGCAATGCTTGTTACAAAG CTTATAGAATTTAATGATACAAAGGATACAGCAGATGTATCAAATCCAAATAGCAATGTGACAATGATAACCCCATTAGACAGCATCAATTGGCTAAATTTCAATGATACAATAGATTCCAAAACATGTAGTGGAACATTCCAGAGTATTAGAAAGTATAAGAAAACAAACTCAACTCTATCTGTTAAG GTGAGAGCATACAACGAAACTGGTCGTGCTACTGCTTTACCTCATATGCAATATACAGAAAATACAACACAGTTtgatttttctataaaaaactTTCCATCACATTTCCTAAACTCGCGTTATGCTGTTGAAGTATTAATGGTCAGTGATAAAGCAGCAGAACTTCATGTAAAAAAGTCTATAGATGATGAATATACGCCTGCAATATTTTCT ataatGAATTTTGTAGCGCCAGCATCTTCCAAATCTCTTTTAGGTAGTTATTCTCAATGGAAACCTGTAGTGTATTCAGATGCTAAACACTCTTTGAGCGATGCATTGCAG tgcCATGAAAGTAACGTAATACAATACAGTGATAAAATTCCAAATCGAAGCATCATTCGTGCCTTTTTTGACATTTCACATGTCAAGCTTTCAGCAGTTAATATCAGCTTTGGAACAACAAAGgacaaattttataaaaatactaATTATACCAGTTG GTCAGTAAATATAGGATATGGTGAGCCACCAGTTGAAAGCTTATCCCAACTTGTCATCATCGTGATTTCTGCTGGCTTGGGCATTCCAGTTGTAATTTGCATAGTAGGAGGTATGTTCACCTGTATACGAAAATGGAAAATCAGTAAAGCTATGAATTCGTCTCGTTATCCAGCTGTTACCACACCTACTAGTGTAAACTAA